One Mucilaginibacter ginkgonis genomic region harbors:
- a CDS encoding 3-deoxy-D-manno-octulosonic acid transferase yields MLLLYDLGIRVYSVLAFILSFFNKKAKAWVNGRADQTIVPMDNCTWYHFASLGEFEQGRPVIEMYKSRNPEVKVVITFFSPSGYEIRKNSPLADHVYYLPSDTGSNARHFIDIINPTAAVFTKYEYWYHYFDELHKRNIPIYMISAIFQRRQAFFKWYGGLHRKMLKMVRYFYVQDFHSIELLNSLGITNATVSGDTRFDRVWANAGDPNFIPEVEYFKNGQKLVVAGSTWPEGEKLLAAIINDYPDWKWVFAPHEVTAQHIEDLKAMLPAEGTICFSKLPQNKLKIAEYRILILDNVGMLSSIYQYGDLAYIGGGFGRGIHNILEAGAFGLPVIFGPNYQAFKEAKDVVALGAGISVSNTEELKSAADKFMTDDAERLRAGKIMKDYVKQNTGATEKIFNSIRNTDQ; encoded by the coding sequence ATGCTCCTGCTTTACGATCTTGGCATTCGCGTTTATTCAGTTCTCGCTTTTATCCTTTCATTTTTTAATAAAAAAGCCAAAGCCTGGGTCAATGGCCGCGCCGACCAGACCATTGTACCAATGGATAATTGCACCTGGTACCACTTTGCGTCTTTGGGCGAGTTTGAGCAGGGCCGCCCGGTAATTGAGATGTACAAGAGCCGTAACCCCGAAGTAAAGGTGGTGATCACCTTTTTTTCGCCGTCTGGTTATGAGATCAGGAAGAATTCGCCATTGGCAGATCATGTGTATTATCTGCCATCTGACACTGGCTCAAATGCGCGCCATTTTATAGACATTATAAACCCTACGGCTGCCGTATTTACCAAGTACGAGTACTGGTATCACTATTTTGATGAACTGCACAAGCGGAATATTCCCATTTATATGATATCTGCGATTTTTCAGCGCAGGCAGGCATTTTTCAAATGGTACGGCGGCCTGCACCGCAAAATGCTGAAGATGGTGCGTTACTTCTATGTGCAGGATTTCCATTCGATAGAGCTTTTAAATAGTTTAGGAATCACAAACGCCACCGTTAGCGGCGACACCCGTTTCGACAGGGTGTGGGCCAACGCCGGCGACCCTAACTTTATTCCGGAAGTTGAGTATTTTAAAAACGGCCAAAAGCTGGTTGTGGCCGGCAGCACCTGGCCTGAAGGCGAAAAGCTGCTTGCCGCGATCATAAATGACTATCCCGACTGGAAATGGGTATTTGCACCACACGAAGTTACGGCACAACACATAGAAGACCTCAAAGCCATGCTTCCGGCCGAGGGAACGATATGTTTTTCTAAACTACCACAGAATAAGCTAAAAATTGCCGAGTACAGGATATTGATATTGGATAATGTTGGGATGTTGTCGTCCATTTACCAGTATGGCGATCTGGCTTACATCGGCGGTGGGTTTGGGCGCGGTATCCATAATATTTTAGAGGCAGGCGCGTTTGGTTTGCCTGTTATTTTCGGGCCGAACTACCAGGCTTTTAAAGAAGCGAAGGACGTAGTCGCTTTAGGAGCGGGCATAAGCGTGAGCAATACAGAAGAATTAAAATCTGCCGCGGATAAATTCATGACTGATGATGCAGAACGTTTGCGTGCAGGCAAGATCATGAAGGATTACGTAAAGCAGAATACCGGGGCTACAGAAAAGATATTTAACAGTATCAGAAATACAGATCAATAA
- the hemH gene encoding ferrochelatase, translating to MKGILLVNLGTPDSPQTPDVRKYLNEFLMDGRVIDVNPIVRTFLVRGIITPFRSPKSAKLYKEIWSEETGSPLLYYSILQQKLLQDKLGEGYQVELAMRYQSPSIESALLRLKDNLVESIRVIPMFPQYASASTGSVIEKVMQLVSTWQTIPNISFVNSFHDDPLMIKNFADNARKYGVENYDHVLFSFHGLPQRQLIKCDHTHNYCLKSADCCDTFNDVNKFCYSAQSHHTARLIAAELGLTSNQYTICFQSRLGNDPWVQPYTSEVVAKLAKEGKKKMLVFCPAFVADCLETVYEVTEEYNGEFKALGGEHIQLVESLNDSPLFIDALAKMALNY from the coding sequence ATGAAAGGAATTCTCTTAGTCAATTTAGGCACACCGGATAGCCCGCAAACGCCGGACGTTCGCAAGTATTTAAACGAGTTTTTAATGGACGGCCGCGTTATAGACGTGAACCCCATTGTACGGACGTTTCTGGTGCGCGGTATCATCACACCTTTCCGCAGCCCTAAATCGGCTAAGCTTTATAAGGAGATCTGGTCAGAAGAAACCGGCTCGCCGCTGTTGTATTATAGCATACTTCAACAAAAATTACTGCAGGATAAATTAGGCGAAGGCTACCAGGTAGAGCTGGCTATGCGTTATCAAAGCCCGTCGATCGAGTCGGCTTTGCTAAGGCTTAAAGATAATCTGGTAGAGAGCATCCGTGTGATACCTATGTTCCCGCAATATGCATCGGCAAGTACAGGTTCTGTAATTGAGAAGGTTATGCAATTGGTTAGCACCTGGCAAACCATCCCAAACATCTCGTTCGTCAATTCCTTTCATGACGATCCGCTGATGATCAAAAACTTCGCGGATAATGCGCGTAAATACGGCGTTGAAAACTACGATCACGTATTATTCAGCTTTCACGGGCTGCCGCAAAGGCAATTGATAAAATGCGACCATACGCACAATTATTGTTTAAAATCGGCAGATTGCTGTGATACCTTTAATGACGTCAACAAGTTTTGTTATTCTGCACAATCGCACCATACTGCCCGTTTAATAGCCGCCGAATTGGGTTTAACTTCAAATCAATATACTATTTGCTTTCAGTCGCGTTTGGGTAACGACCCCTGGGTGCAGCCTTATACCAGCGAAGTAGTGGCCAAACTGGCTAAAGAAGGCAAGAAGAAGATGCTTGTTTTTTGCCCGGCCTTTGTTGCCGACTGCTTGGAAACGGTTTACGAGGTTACTGAAGAATATAACGGCGAGTTTAAAGCCCTCGGCGGCGAACACATCCAGTTGGTAGAAAGCTTGAACGATTCGCCGCTGTTTATAGATGCGCTGGCTAAAATGGCCTTGAATTATTGA
- a CDS encoding UDP-glucuronic acid decarboxylase family protein, translating to MAGKRILITGAAGFLGSHLCDRFIAEGYHVIGMDNLITGDLRNIEHLFKLPNFEFYNHDVSKFVHVPGELNYILHFASPASPIDYLKIPIQTLKVGSLGTHNLLGLARAKNARMLIASTSEVYGDPNVNPQPEEYWGNVNPVGPRGVYDEAKRFQEAITMAYHTFHGLETRIVRIFNTYGPRMRLNDGRVLPAFIGQALRGEPLTMFGDGSQTRSFCYVDDLIEGIYRLLHSDYAQPMNIGNPDEITIREFGEEIINLTGTNQELISLPLPTDDPKQRRPDITKAKSILGWEPRVSRAEGLKITYDYFKSLPEHEIIHKDFTYYNK from the coding sequence ATGGCTGGAAAAAGGATTTTGATAACCGGCGCTGCCGGCTTCTTAGGGTCGCACCTATGCGACAGGTTCATTGCCGAAGGTTACCACGTAATTGGTATGGATAACCTCATTACCGGCGATTTGCGCAACATAGAACACCTGTTTAAGCTACCAAATTTTGAATTTTATAATCATGATGTGTCTAAGTTTGTGCACGTTCCCGGCGAACTTAACTATATCCTGCATTTCGCATCGCCGGCAAGCCCTATCGACTATCTGAAGATCCCCATACAAACTTTAAAAGTTGGTTCTTTAGGTACGCATAACCTGCTTGGTTTAGCACGTGCAAAAAATGCCAGGATGCTTATAGCCTCTACGTCAGAAGTTTATGGCGACCCGAATGTCAACCCGCAGCCCGAAGAATATTGGGGTAATGTGAATCCTGTTGGCCCGCGTGGCGTATATGACGAGGCTAAACGTTTTCAGGAAGCCATCACTATGGCCTACCATACTTTTCACGGCCTGGAAACACGCATTGTGCGCATATTTAATACTTACGGGCCGCGTATGCGATTGAATGATGGCCGTGTGTTACCCGCTTTTATTGGGCAAGCCCTGCGCGGCGAACCACTAACCATGTTTGGCGACGGATCGCAGACAAGATCTTTCTGTTATGTTGATGACCTAATTGAAGGCATTTATCGTTTGCTGCACAGTGATTACGCGCAGCCAATGAACATTGGCAACCCCGACGAGATCACTATCCGCGAGTTTGGCGAAGAAATTATCAACCTCACCGGTACCAACCAGGAATTGATCAGTCTGCCATTACCAACAGATGATCCAAAACAGCGCCGACCTGACATCACCAAAGCAAAAAGTATTTTAGGCTGGGAACCAAGGGTTTCGCGCGCCGAAGGTTTGAAGATCACTTATGATTACTTTAAATCTTTGCCCGAGCATGAAATTATACACAAAGACTTTACCTATTACAATAAATAA